ttatttaggatgattttagcagaaaacagtaaatcacaaaaaacgtGACTTTaacttatatttatttattattttgtcaAAGGAACTGAACCGTATACTCAGCCGGAAAAAAATGGACATGAAAAATGCTTACAatgctttatttttgttttagccAACTTTCGTATGTcttaaaaaaactcatacatgGTGTCATTACCCTGTTATACAGTATTTAGTGTATAGTGGAAGGGTCAGAGATGGGTCATTGAAGGATCTTCCAGCGTTCTATTCGGATGTAAGGCAATGTCATTTGTTTCAAAAGAAGGGGAGTTAAAGTACTGTGATTATATTCAAATCCAAGCTCTGCATACAAAGACTTCAAAGCAAGCAACCCCTccatacacacatacagtgCCTTGGGGATCACCTGATCAGACAGGTCTTTGATGAGACTCTGTGGAGTCCCCTGCCACTTTTACAAAGGTAAATGATTCCAACCCCCTCCCACCAACCCCCTGGTACCCAACTCCCCGGTGTCCCCATTGTTTCATAGAAACCCAACCCTTTGCATGAGATAGAGAAAGGAAATAGATGGAAATAGGGAAAACCATGAAAGATGAACAGAGCACAGCAGTAAGGGTAAGAAAATATCTAAGCAGGGTAAAGAGATAACAAAGaggatgaaagaaagaaagaagaactAGAACAGGAAAATCAGAGGACACTGGGTTAATCGTCAAGTTATATTTAGTAAAGAAATTGCTTtgatattttctaaaaaaaaaaaattaaattgtcaaattaaaatgtatatatgtgtttTATTTAGACAACCAACAAAAATGGTTCAGTATAGCTCTAAAAGGCTCTTGAAATCTCCAAACGGGTTTTgatcttaaaatgaaacatacTGTAGGTGTTATTTAAAGGTCTGTTTCATCATATTTCTCATGGGTATGAAAATGCCTATGCACTGTGACATTGACAAATGAGATGCTATATaagtaaatactgtaaaaaatactctCACCCAGAAACTTTTTCCTAACAACcataaaaaataagatatatgGTCATGGTTCTTAATCATTTCAAGATCAATCAacgaaatttatattttttaaggtaTTCAGACTGTAGAGCTATCTATaatctaaaatattatataatctAACCATTAGGGGGAGCTAATGTTCACACCTAACATTTAGATATGCAAATGAATAATAGATAACATTGgttcaaaaaaatttttttaagtatttgaaGTAATGATTGAACTATGTCGTCATAAATCATAATGGTGCTACATCGTTGTTTAGTCTTATCAAACTATAGATTCAGATGCAGGTTGCTAttatttatagttttatttaaagttttcaGATCCAGTTGGACTTAACTACAAATAGCATAAGTGACTAAcgttaaacaaaacttttagtGACTCACTAAGTGTGTATGGCTGCATGCGACTGGTCGTCTCAGACGTATTCCGACTAGTTCCATTGtgaacatacactcacctaaaggattattagaaacaccatactaataatgtgtttgacccccctttcaccttcagaactgtcttaattctatgtggcattgattcaacaaggtgctgaaagcattctttagaaatgttggcccatattgataggatagcatcttgcagttgatggagatctGTGGggtgcacatccagggcacgaagctcccgttccaccacatcccaaagatgctctattgggttgagatctggtgactgtgggggccattttagtacagtgaactcattgtcatgttcaagaaaccaatttgaaatgattcgagctttgtgacatggtcactatcctgctggaagtagccatcagagaaaggaatggacatggtcagaaacaatgctcaggtaggccgtggcatttaaacaatgcccaattggcactaaggggcctaaagtgtgacaggaaaacatcccccacaccattacaccaccagcagcagcctgcacagtggtaacaaggcatgatggatccatgttctcattctgtttacgcctgaatgtctcaacagaaatcgagactcatcagaccaggcaacatttttccagtcttcaactgtccaattttggtgagctagtgcaaattgtagcccttttttcctatttgtagtggagatgagttgaacccggtggggtcttctgctgttgtagcccatccgcctcaaggttgtgcgtgttgtggcttcacaaatgctttgctgcatacctcggttgtaacgagtgcttatttcagtcaaagttgctcttctgtcagcttgaatcagtcagcccattctcctctgacctctagcatcaacaaggcattttcacccacaggaatgccgcatactggatgtttttcccttttcacaccattctttgtaaaccctactTTGtaggcccgtctggcaccaacaaccatgccacgctcaaaattgcttaaatcacctttcctttctattctgacattcagttaggagttcaggagattgtcttgaccacccctaaatgcattgaagcaactgccatgtgattggttgattagataattacattaatgaaaaattgaacaggtgttcctaataatcctttaggtgagtgtatgtaagATTTGCTAATCATTGGATTCagattttacatttcacaaagtGTCCCAACTTCTTTAAAACGGAGGTATGTACAATAATCATATCTTTACCTGCCATCCTGGACCATCTCcaaacatttacacatttcCTCTTCCCCTGTTATGGCAGTGCTGAAAGTCTCAGCTCtccgtgagagagagagaaacactgAGAGGGATTAAGCAGGACAGTGAAATAGAGAGAGTGAGATAGAAAGAAAGGGGGGAGCGAGAAAGAAAGCAAACATTTTACAGTGATAATTTAAGTTTagctgtttaaaaaataatgttccAGCTGTCTCATCATGCTGACAAAACTAACTTTGACTAAATCTGAACACTGACACATATGTACATTCATAGACTTTAGAGGCATAGATTCTGAAGGACAGAAATGATGTGTGGTATTTGAAAGGTCTTTGTAATGTTTGCAGTACAGATCAAGCTACCTGACAAAATAGAGTACCATGCATTTAAACCATGGTTAACCACACTCTTATACCATGATATAGATTTCCAGTAAAGCACAGCTAATTTGAGGACATATATAGTAAAATATGCCCATACTTTCTACACAATAACATAACAAGTCTAAAATACAAGTATAATAGACTTTAATTGGTTTGAATTAGAAATACTGGCCTGGCCAGAGCGTAAAATGTCATTAATTTCTAAAATGACAAAGAATACCGAACTTAGCCAAAAATATTTtggtaatacattttattaaacaaaatgaaaagtccgatatgcattatttatttatttgctctATATCGTTGTTTACCTCAAAATAATTTAAGGTTTAAATATCATACTTCACAAGAAATTAAGCGTtgtataaataggaaaatactCAAACTATGTACATTTCAtacatatttacagtatatacagtaaatCTGGCTTTATAAATACAATTGTGACATATATCAATATTCTATTTTAGTATAAAAATTGTCAACTTTACGACATAATGTGATATTGTCTACCATCAAACCAAGAAAGGTTTTGAGTCATTATTACATCTTAATATAATGGTCATACACCCTGTGTCCACAAGATAAAACACTAATGAAAATGTGACATATCAAGTTATGTACACAATGCTGTTATATTAGATTTTGTATTGATGTGAAGATTGTGTAAATACTTAATAACGTGATAATATGTTCTTGAGCTATCAGTGTGTAAATACGTGTATATCATTTGGCAAATTGATCAGCTCTGTTTGTGAGAACAAGCCCTGTCTTTTGTTTCTTTGGCTGCAGTTACAGCGCTGTATCCACATGACATTGCGGGTGAAGTCCTCTTGTTCTGGCCCAGGGCAGTGAAAGTGTAGACGGACTGTACGCGTCACAGAAGGAACACAGACGCGACCGTCTGAACAAGATCCACATGAACGAGGCCGGTAACGCTGAGCAGTGAAGCATCCTGCAAACGTGATCTGCACAGGTTTCTGTGGTCGTGTGGTCCTCTGACACTTCTTTCCTTTCTGAATAATAGAGAGGCGGAGGTTAAGTTAGGGCTGTGTTGCAACTTCAAGACAGCTCTTACACTTCATAGTGTGGGAAAGCCATTTATGACATCTTTTTTACCTTTACTGATGGTGTAAGGTTGTCTCCACACTCTCGGATCTGACAAAGTCTAGTTTCCGTGACCAACCGACACTCAGCATTACTGTTGGAAACACGACTGGAAATGCCCATTCCACAAGTGGTTGAGCATGGTGACCAATCGGTGACCTGCAGAAAGCAGGTGGATGGAAGCAGGGCTTGGGACTTTGGCGATGTAATCCactctataaataaatagatagatcaaaaatacatttaatgttATAGAATGATAGcttaatacaaatacaaatttttatagataaatagacagacagacagatagataaaatAGTATTTCTGATAGACAGATCTCGTACACGGATCCAACATCTTGCGAGATTTTGGTGTTCGCTGTAGGCTCACTACTAGCCAAAACCGTGCACCAGACCACCAGTCTCTCAACTAAAACTTTTCTTTTAACTTCCGTAATCtctctatagacggtttcagcagtaacaacataaacacgcggctttcgtggtcatcacgtaacttccggtaaactctgcgaagaataaataacaacaaagtcattttaaagtattttatttatataacaagcaaaataaacaacacatagatttcATAGGAACcccaaacattttttattttcgacgagagttcagtttcagcaactagaccattaaacaaacacaaaccggaagtaaagttcggaccagacgcttatcgcgtcaccgtacgtgcgcccgatgaaacgtCTATAACTGCCAGTGCAGAAAACATAAAACAACCCTTTCCATTAAAAACAAATGTCTGTGCGCCAGAACTAAGTGTAGGGCCTTTTTCATGTGGGAATGTGTTCATATATCTAACTATTTTATAAAGCAAAACAACATCAGAAACACATTTAATCAAAGTTTCTGCCCAAGTTATTCTGTTACCTTGATAGGGGACTCCTACACTGCTATCCCACGTTGTTGACGGAGCTACAAGTAACTCGTTTCCTGTCAGGTCAGTGTCCTCTCGTGAATGTAAGTCTGACATTTGGTCCTCTTCATCGATGCTGTTGTCATCCTCGCACACCCACTCGTGGCAGCAGCGGCCGGGCAGTTTAGTGAGGCGTTGACGGGAACAGCGCTGGTCAGGTAAAGACACGCGCTGCGGACACAGCGGGATGCACCCGACGACCCCGTCAACACAAGTACACTGATGCTCGCAGGTGGGCTGAAAGTCTTCACCGTGCTGATATACCCGACCATCCAGCTCACATGGACGACCAAGAGCTTCAGCTAGACAACAGCAGAATACagacattttatatatttacatacacatacacactatGTACATACTACATTCACATTACTTATGCCCACTAGGGGGctcaagatttttttattttgattatacaagcataaaaaacgattaaataatatattatgattttaaatacaaataatctTTTACGTTATGCCATAGCTCTGAAAAATTGTATTAGGTAGAAATTGTAAGTGTGGGAGGGTGTGACGTCAAAAAGGTTGAGATTTAGTGAGAGAATAACACATATCAGTGACCTTTTTTAAtaaaggatttttttcagcTTTACTAGGTTGTGTATAGAAATTAAAGATTCAATGAAATTCATTTCCTTGTTACCTCTACACAAGCCTCTCTCAGGGTTCCCTTCAGCCCCTAGATGGCAGCGCAGTCCCTTGATGTGGTCGCAGGGGTCAGTATCGCTGCAGTCTTGGTTAAACTGTCTGGCACAGACCCGACAGCATCCACATGGGTCCAGAACCAAACTGATACCAGGAGGACATAAGGGGGGTGAGGAGGGACAAGAGCACTCCAGTGGACAGGCACCCTGCACAAGAGATAAGTCATCATAAGGAATTAGGGACATAAGGAACAAGGACTgttgttaaaatacattagcCTATTTATTATCTCAGACACAGTTTCCAATTTTTTCCATGACCCACTTATTAGCAGGTGTAACCTATCTATAAATacaccaaaatattttaaatgggAAGATGATAGAGAACATACACATaaggtatttttttaaagaattttttttattctgcttgtcattgtataaattaaatatatatctgaTCATTTAATGGGTTAATGCAGCAACCTCCTTTGCTGCTTTATTATCTTTATAAATTCACGCAGCCTTAATATTGGACCACATGCAAGAATATTACCTGCTCTTTGAGCTAAAATCTGACAAAAACAGGCCAAAAAGCAAATCCATTGCCTTTCATCTCCAAACCAAACCACTTTGATCTTCAACAGAAGCTTATCATTAAAAACGGACCTCGTAATTAAGCAACTTTAATTTTAGTGTATTGCAACAGGAAGGAAAGAAACAATGCATAATTAATACAGTCTTTTCTTATTGATCGAACAAAGATATCGTTTTTTTGGGAAGGATCTTTTTCTTAGCTATGTAAGACTTATTTAAAATAAGTGCCAGTAATATTCAAAGTCAGCAAAAATGGAGCATTTAGGTACAAACAAGCACAAACCAAACCCACCTCCACAGCAGTCCAAGACAACAGCACCAGTGTGAAGAAACATCCTTGCCTCAGTGTGGTCCTCAAAGGTGACATGCTTTTATCCAAGACTGAGGGAAATATAGGAGCAGTCTGTTCAATTGGTTTACAATGCCGATTTTCAGTAACTCAGAAAGTGAAAACTAAAGAATCTGTTTAAAAGGTTCGTCTGGTGTGACTTGGTGTTCGTCTGTTTAGGAATTGGTGAATGCATAAAGCTGTGCTCCACTTGGTTCCCTTAGCCAGCGGTTGCCACTTTTATAGACAGCTATGCACAGCCCCCTCTGACATCACACACAGCAAGCATCTTAAGACatacacaccaaaactttttagGGGAAAGGAAAACATGCTTTCTAGTTAAGTCAGTTATATTGATAGTTTAATAAGTATATGAAGACATTTCTATAATATTTAATTGATATACTAACTTTTTTTTGCTCAAATAACTATTTCATTAGAAAGATAGGTAAAGATACAATTGATAGAGCCAAActgtttatttacaaattttaGGAAAAATGTCTGGGATGTTATGAAATAAGCTACACCAACAGATTTTGGTCAGAGAGGGGGGTCCAGTAGCCCACACACACATACCGAAAAATCCCTCTCACTTCTCCTGCAGACAGCACAGGCGGTATGTCAGACGGCATTCGCCCTCACCACTGAGCTGGTGAGACATCACACACACATGGCACATAGCTGCCGGCAAGCTCGATGACGTACTGAAAGGGAGAAGGAAAGCAAGAGAGGAAATTTTCATTCATTTCTTTAAACAATGTGTCAGATTGAGTATTAAGTGTGAACTGCACAGCAGAAAGTAGTGAATTCAGCTGAAATGACATTCAACTGATGATTAGCTGTGCCATCCAAAGGGGAAAGTTAAATTCGAATGGATCCGTCACAACATACTGTAATGTATACATATGCAGCAAATGGCTTTAATGACTGATAACAGAGTCATACAACTTGAATTTGAACACAGGTGCAAGGAGACACTGAACTGGTGAATCATGTGCTTTATGAATTGTGCAGTTGTGGAGTCATGACACCGCTTGCATGAACTTTAAAcacaattcattttaaaatgaagaaTTGACAGAAAGTTATAGAAAGAAATACTTTTGAAGCAAGAAGAATGGTGAATTTTTGGTCAAAAACCTGTTAACTTTTTAAAGACTGGGCAAGTCGGTAAATATTTTTGGGGTGATtataaaaaacagctggcattccaGTTGGCAGATTTAAGAAGAGCTTTTGACAACTTGCTGGGCTGTGTGTTATGTGGTGGTGTTTAAATCATCCTGACATTTCTTACTTAGAAAAGCATAGTTCAACCTTAGTGACCACTGGCCAAaccttctctctctcttgatCTTTTTATATATAACAATAAATGGCCCAGTTTATTAAATTGCCAAATGGAAAGTAAACTTactgaaaatacaaaaatgGCAAAATAACTGCACAGTATATGAAAGATTttgcaaataatttaaataagacATAGACATCTAATAAGACAAATATGGGCagtaattaaatatattaaatcatAGATTATTTCTATAATGATGAAATATTATGAAGGGATGTATCTTCTATGATATAACAGGATTAATAAAAAAGCATTCGATACCCTGACaagcagaggtgtaaagtacttgagtaattttacttgattactgtatttaagtattattttggggtatttttactttacttgagtacaattaaAAAccaatacttttacttttacttaattacattttttaagagaaaaaagtactttttttttccaattttatttacagtcaAAAAGTACTTCTTTTATAGGGATCACTTCATATAATTTTCCCTTGCTCTTAATTTAATTGTGCTGATGGccagtttaatttaaatgttatttattttggggCCTTTGGACCACACTAAGGCCAACAGTTCatctgatgatgatgaagattatTTCGCTTCTTTGAAACCGACAACACTTGAAGTGTGTTCCCGTGTGACACCTTCCCTGCTATTTGCAGCCTCTCAGACTaagaccttgttcacactgttaGTCCATATCTGATTTTAGTGAATATccaatttgacaaaaataaaaaaataaaaataaacttcttTTTCATCAGTGCACACTGATGACGGATTAGGCCGAAATGCCTTCTGTGTGGACATCTAAATCTA
The sequence above is drawn from the Misgurnus anguillicaudatus chromosome 22, ASM2758022v2, whole genome shotgun sequence genome and encodes:
- the ccn1l1 gene encoding cellular communication network factor 1, like 1 translates to MSPLRTTLRQGCFFTLVLLSWTAVEGACPLECSCPSSPPLCPPGISLVLDPCGCCRVCARQFNQDCSDTDPCDHIKGLRCHLGAEGNPERGLCRAEALGRPCELDGRVYQHGEDFQPTCEHQCTCVDGVVGCIPLCPQRVSLPDQRCSRQRLTKLPGRCCHEWVCEDDNSIDEEDQMSDLHSREDTDLTGNELLVAPSTTWDSSVGVPYQEWITSPKSQALLPSTCFLQVTDWSPCSTTCGMGISSRVSNSNAECRLVTETRLCQIRECGDNLTPSVKKGKKCQRTTRPQKPVQITFAGCFTAQRYRPRSCGSCSDGRVCVPSVTRTVRLHFHCPGPEQEDFTRNVMWIQRCNCSQRNKRQGLFSQTELINLPNDIHVFTH